The Aspergillus oryzae RIB40 DNA, chromosome 5 genome segment TGGTTTTTTTTATTGTATGGATGATCTCAATGATCTATTGTATCTACGGATTCGGTTAGTCTTGATTGATATATTCTTAGGCATGAGTAGTCAGCATAAAGGTACACCTTACCCGAGTGAGTGAAGTCGTGTGTGTGACCAGCCACTCCCAACAAAGAACTGCTTATCAttgaatataaatatatgtatatattcataCTCAtttatatatgtatatatatataatggtCTATATCATATTCCAGGATCGGTGATATAGACAGTATGGTCGTAGTATTCTTCATCTACCCAGACAGACATACAGACAGACTCTCATCTCTACCTCTTCCTTACCAAAAGACAGGATCCCTCAACAAGGAACACCCCGGTTCCCCAACAATCCCCTACTGCACACCCGGTAGACTCTTCTCGACATCGGctgcatgtatgtatgtaggtCTGTTCTTATGTAAGTACATACGACGCACATCCagcatgtacatacttttTCTATTGAAGActaaaaaattaattaattaattaattaattaattaattttaaaaTGAATAATGTGAAATGCATAAATACCTGAACCATGTACAAACAAGTCTAGGCTCGATCCGGGTAGACCGGGGAAATCCCGCCAGTCAAAGTCAACTTTAGTTCTTGTTGATCAAGTTTGGTTAAGCCTTTAGGTTGTTCTTTGAGTTTCGCTTTCCACTTACCTTATCTTGAAGGTTGGAGTTTTTTAAGTTCTTTTGTTcagtttttttttcccgctctctcattgttttcttcaaagacaaagaaataaatggtgaaaataaaataaataaggTAAGATATAAAGAAGACGTTGAAAACTTAGTTGTGAAGAAAGGGTGCTTTGTTTCATGGCTTACTTGCTGGTGCATCGCTGCCGACATGGTTAACCTGGTTGGCCTCGAGATAAttcaagaagggaaaaaaataaaaaaaaaaagggtaaaaaaaaaaaataggaaTAACTAGCGGTCGACAGGCATCTGAGAGACCCCAAAAAGAGCATTCAACCCAACAAGAAATTACTGTGTCTCGCTTGTTTGGGTATGCGGTTCCTTGCCCTGAAGGGAATTGATCGTACGGAACTACTTGACGCTAATGAACATGATGGAGAACTAAAGCCGCAAGCGGTGTCTGTGTAACTGtgatgataatggaaaaTGTATTTAACAACAAAAATAATGGGCATGTTCATAAGCTGCATCAAAATCACCCAATCCACCATGAACGCCCCCTCAAACCCCGCAAGCCTGCCGAACGCCACAAGAATGAATGGAGAaaaaacacaaaaaaaaaaaaaaaaaaaacgcaATCATTCGGCCTGCCGCTTTTGGCTAAACAGTGATACGCCCTTGATGCAAGAGACCAACTGTCTGGAGGCCACTAGTTCCTTTGAACCGCGCTAAGAGCGACGATACTATCTCGCGGTACGTGTTCATCTGCGTCAATTTGAACCGTTGGATCTTCCCGCTCGCCGTGCGTGGAATCTCCTCCACGAAGATCACACCCCCGTCGAGTGCCTTGTAGCTAGCCAATTGTCGTCGACAGTACATGTACACTTCCTCGCTCGTCAACTGCATCCCGGCCGGCTGTCTCGTGCGGACCACGAAAGCTCGTGGCACTTCGGTGCTACCGTCTTTCGAAGTAACGCCCGTCACCGCTGCATCTTGGATGCCAGGATGCTTGAGGAGTACAGCCTCCAATTCCGCAGGAGCCACTTGCCAACTGCGAATTTCTCAGCCTCTGCCACTAGTGTCTGTGGGGGAAGATGCccaaaaacaggaaaacaagatcataaagaaagtaaaataaCATACCCTCGAACTTTGATTAACTCCTTCGTTCGGCCGACAATGTAATACAGCCCGTTGTTCACATACGCCACATCACCGGTACGGAACCACCCCTGCGCGTCCTTGGCGTCGTCTCGTCCTTTGTAGCCAGTAAGCAGGCCGTTACCTCGCACAAACAGCTCCCCTGGCTTATTATCGTCAAGAACAAGGTTGCCGTCTTGTCCAACCAGCCGTATCTCGTATCCAGGAACGAGCCGCCCGATACTTCCGCTATTGCCAGGCTGCCCGTAACGGTTTTGGAAAACGACCCCCACTTCGGTCATGCCCCAAAGCTGAGATGCATTGGCATCGACATGGAGCAGTTCTTGGAACTGCTGCATGGAGGCCCCGTCAATCGGAGCCCCCGCTACGCCAACGTACCGCAGTGACTGGAGATAGTCTGCGACCGGGAATGCACAGCGATTGAAGGCATGAATCATCGCAGGTACCATATACGCCTCTGTGATCTGATACTGATATACAGCCGCGACATACTGGGCAATATCAAAGCGAGGCAGGATATACAGTGGCTGTCCATATCGAATAGGAAAGATGTGGGTCCAGAGGGCACCAAAAAGGTGGAACATAGGCAGTGACATCAGCCGGGACGCCTCATATGGTACATCGTAGTAAATGCTAAGATGATGTGATACTATAGCGTGGTGAGACAGTATGGCGGCCTTGGGCAATCCTCCCGTGCCACTGGTGGAAAACATCGCTGCCGGCGTGGACTTTGCGATAGCTTCATCCTGGAAAAAGAGCCAACCGGTCTCGCCGTAGCCGAGGAGATGTGCGAAGTTCAGGTAGTAGTTGTCTCCACCGTGTGGCAGATACGGGGAAATGGCTGCAGCGTAGGCCAGAGGACCCGACAGCAACAATTGGGCTACATGGCTGGTAGCAGCCTCATCCACCAAGCACACTTGACTAGGAAGCATGCCTCGATCGGCCGAGACACTGAGGACTGTGGGCAGGGCATCGCGCGTCGTAATGATCAACTTGGGATTACCCAGTTCAAGGATGTGGTCTAATTCTTGGGGCTGACTGCGGGCATTCGAGCCCATGAACACACCGCCAGCACCGATAATACTGTAAAAAAGGGCGGGGTATAGGATCTACGGCATGAAGTGAGTCAGTATTCGTTGAGGGGCAGTGgataaaattaaaatagaggggaaagaaaaaaaaaaaggtaaaaaaggaaat includes the following:
- the afeA gene encoding adenylate-forming enzyme AfeA (acyl-CoA synthetase); its protein translation is MGLWESSLAPPQFGDNRSYTDLLTFAFGGPRPYNEHRPLFIDAEHPSCSLNALQFRLLVRTLIAGLKAHQVQKGDCVLVHMGNSILYPALFYSIIGAGGVFMGSNARSQPQELDHILELGNPKLIITTRDALPTVLSVSADRGMLPSQVCLVDEAATSHVAQLLLSGPLAYAAAISPYLPHGGDNYYLNFAHLLGYGETGWLFFQDEAIAKSTPAAMFSTSGTGGLPKAAILSHHAIVSHHLSIYYDVPYEASRLMSLPMFHLFGALWTHIFPIRYGQPLYILPRFDIAQYVAAVYQYQITEAYMVPAMIHAFNRCAFPVADYLQSLRYVGVAGAPIDGASMQQFQELLHVDANASQLWGMTEVGVVFQNRYGQPGNSGSIGRLVPGYEIRLVGQDGNLVLDDNKPGELFVRGNGLLTGYKGRDDAKDAQGWFRTGDVAYVNNGLYYIVGRTKELIKVRGWQVAPAELEAVLLKHPGIQDAAVTGVTSKDGSTEVPRAFVVRTRQPAGMQLTSEEVYMYCRRQLASYKALDGGVIFVEEIPRTASGKIQRFKLTQMNTYREIVSSLLARFKGTSGLQTVGLLHQGRITV